One stretch of Kogia breviceps isolate mKogBre1 chromosome 18, mKogBre1 haplotype 1, whole genome shotgun sequence DNA includes these proteins:
- the NOSIP gene encoding nitric oxide synthase-interacting protein, giving the protein MTRHGKNCTAGAVYTYHEKKKDTAASGYGTQNIRLSRDAVKDFDCCCLSLQPCHDPVVTPDGYLYEREAILEYILHQKKEIARQMKAYEKQRGAQRAEKKGLQQAAAQDQVRGFLEKEAAIVSRPLNPFTPKAAAGSRPDDARPGSSAGPTGKDKDKDKALPSFWIPSLTPEAKATKLEKPSRIVTCPMSGKPLRMSDLTPVRFTPLDSSVDRVGLITRSERYVCAVTRDSLSNATPCAVLRPSGAVVTVECVEKLIRKDMVDPVTGEKLTDRDIIVLQRGGTGFAGSGVKLQAEKSRPVMQA; this is encoded by the exons ATGACGCGCCACGGCAAGAACTGCACGGCGGGGGCCGTCTACACCTACcatgagaaaaagaaggacacag CGGCCTCAGGCTACGGCACCCAGAACATTCGACTGAGCCGGGATGCCGTCAAGGACTTCGATTGCTGCTGCCTCTCTCTGCAGCCCTGCCACGACCCTGTTGTTAC CCCCGATGGCTACCTGTATGAGCGGGAGGCAATCCTAGAGTACATTTTGCACCAGAAGAAGGAGATCGCCCGGCAAATGAAG GCCTACGAGAAGCAGCGGGGCGCCCAGCGTGCGGAGAAGAAGGGGCTGCAGCAGGCGGCCGCGCAGGACCAGGTGcggggcttcctggagaaggaggCGGCCATCGTGAGCCGGCCGCTCAACCCCTTCACGCCCAAGGCCGCCGCCGGGAGCCGCCCAG ACGATGCCCGGCCCGGGTCCAGTGCGGGCCCCACAGGCAAGGACAAGGACAAGGACAAAGCGCTGCCCAGCTTCTGGATCCCGTCGCTGACCCCTGAGGCCAAGGCCACCAAGCTGGAGAAGCCG TCGCGCATCGTGACCTGCCCCATGTCCGGGAAGCCGCTGCGCATGTCCGACCTGACGCCCGTGCGCTTCACGCCGCTCGACAGCTCCGTGGACCGCGTGGGGCTCATCACGCGCAGCGAGCGCTACGTGTGCGCCGTGACCCGCGACAGCCTGAGCAACGCCACGCCATGCGCCGTCCTGCGGCCCTC TGGGGCCGTGGTCACCGTGGAGTGCGTGGAGAAGCTGATTCGCAAGGACATGGTGGACCCCGTGACCGGAGAGAAGCTCACGGACCGCGACATCATCGTGCTGCAGCGG gGTGGCACGGGCTTCGCGGGCTCCGGAGTGAAGCTGCAGGCCGAGAAGTCCCGGCCGGTGATGCAGGCCTGA